From Drosophila nasuta strain 15112-1781.00 chromosome X, ASM2355853v1, whole genome shotgun sequence, one genomic window encodes:
- the LOC132797357 gene encoding uncharacterized protein LOC132797357 → MDVDLSLDEIIERKRTNNPPHRANEKKLNAIHMKPRKPLNKAAGGHQRNTFDARNKIIQKTRAKIIDARDILNQNIRDSGIDARSMLIERKKERMPLPMPPMPMPPPQSSRIHARVGGNPGIRGHGRDRVRDLDHLQHDDDDDDDDAAAVHKGRFGQRIITMSNRPGGLVQTLWNPKDDLGGYKTSRLNAAAKPFVPRGYVDYDNMQQLEDEEIARTLHMGSYNSGGSQKPGSGSRPRMATHGGYDGYGLEMDGVEITSPGINDDPFAIYESSRNRLERPALPPLPPPPNVVGHVGKSGDTRQRSLVATSNLPDSLRARLFGSEPDPRVSHGIYANENGSGQSKSHGGIVAPGLGSLHSQRRSPPSISMPLPLSVVNNKPGYRLLVSNLHANVTTADIRELFNDIGPMYDARVVRPGTAEVIYKSLEHAEMAVDAYHQREFDGQPMHCVLVNPHSSNRSNHSVNSRTVTTNSSGVEVDIDALHSVLFRDR, encoded by the exons aTGGACGTGGACTTGAGCCTAGACGAAATAATTGAGCGTAAGCGCACAAACAATCCTCCCCACCGGGCCAATGAGAAAAAGCT CAATGCCATTCACATGAAGCCACGAAAGCCGCTGAATAAAGCGGCTGGAGGACATCAGCGCAACACATTTGATGCACGCAATAAAATCATACAGAAAACACGCGCCAAAATCATCGATGCACGCGATATTCTCAATCAAAATATACGCGACTCGGGCATCGATGCCCGCAGCATGCTGATCGAGCGGAAAAAGGAACGCATGCCGCTGCCTATGCCACCGATGCCAATGCCGCCTCCACAATCGTCGCGCATCCATGCTCGTGTTGGTGGCAACCCTGGCATTCGCGGACATGGTCGTGATCGGGTAAGAGACCTTGATCACCTGCAgcatgatgacgatgatgatgatgacgatgctGCTGCCGTGCACAAAGGTCGCTTTGGTCAACGCATCATTACGATGAGCAACCGGCCCGGTGGCTTGGTGCAAACGCTCTGGAATCCCAAGGATGATCTGGGCGGCTACAAGACGAGCCGCCTCAACGCTGCGGCCAAGCCATTTGTGCCACGCGGCTATGTGGATTATGACAACATGCAGCAATTGGAGGATG AGGAAATTGCACGAACACTGCACATGGGCAGCTACAATAGCGGCGGAAGCCAAAAGCCGGGCAGTGGATCACGTCCTCGAATGGCGACGCATGGCGGCTACGATGGCTATGGCTTGGAAATGGATGGCGTTGAGATTACATCGCCTGGGATCAACGATGATCCGTTTGCCATTTACGAGTCATCGCGCAATCGCTTGGAGCGTCCAGCGTTGccaccgctgccgccgcctccCAACGTTGTGGGTCATGTGGGCAAGAGTGGGGATACACGACAGCGCAGTTTGGTGGCCACATCCAATTTACCGGATTCGTTGCGTGCCCGTCTCTTTGGCAGCGAACCCGATCCTCGGGTCTCGCATGGCATCTATGCCAACGAGAATGGCAGCGGACAATCGAAGTCGCATGGCGGAATTGTCGCTCCAGGCCTTGGATCGTTGCATTCGCAGCGTCGCAGTCCGCCATCGATATCGATGCCGTTGCCACTGAGTGTGGTGAACAATAAGCCCGGCTATCGTTTGCTTGTCAGCAATCTGCACGCGAATGTAACGACAGCGGATATACGCGAGCTGTTCAACGACATTGGGCCGATGTATGATGCGCGTGTTGTGCGTCCGGGCACCGCCGAGGTCATCTACAAGTCGCTGGAGCATGCCGAAATGGCTGTGGATGCGTATCATCAGCGCGAGTTCGATGGCCAGCCCATGCACTGTGTGCTCGTCAATCCGCACTCATCGAATCGCAGCAATCACTCGGTCAA CTCTCGCACTGTGACCACAAACTCATCGGGCGTTGAGGTGGACATCGATGCTTTACACTCTGTACTCTTCCGGGATCGCTGA
- the LOC132797362 gene encoding coactosin-like protein has product MSDGIEVEQIVESKPRRMPLATSLDKDAIREAYEDVRSDLTDTEWAVFKFDGAQIIVHERGQCFEEFRQQFGDSERAFGYIRIQMGDEISKRKKFIFLTWIGQEVGVIQRAKMSTDKALIKDVLNNFAVELQAGVEAELDIELFREALNRAGGANYGTGIRDN; this is encoded by the exons ATGCCACTGGCCACATCACTGGATAAGGACGCCATACGCGAGGCCTACGAGGATGTCCGCTCCGATCTCACAGACACCGAGTGGGCGGTCTTCAAATTCGATGGCGCACAGATCATTGTCCATGAGCGTGGCCAATGCTTCGAGGAGTTCCGCCAGCAGTTTGGCGATTCGGAGCGCGCTTTCGGCTACATCCGCATCCAGATGGGCGATGAGATCTCCAAGCGCAAGAAGTTCATATTCCTCACATGGATCGGACAGGAGGTGGGCGTCATACAGCGTGCCAAAATGTCCACAGACAAGGCGCTCATCAAAGATGTGCTAAAT AACTTTGCCGTCGAGCTGCAGGCGGGCGTCGAGGCCGAGCTGGACATTGAGCTGTTCCGTGAGGCATTGAATCGTGCCGGTGGCGCCAACTATGGCACTGGCATCCGGGACAATTGA